In Sesamum indicum cultivar Zhongzhi No. 13 linkage group LG8, S_indicum_v1.0, whole genome shotgun sequence, the sequence ttaatatatatgattttatattttaatccactTAAAGTTGTGGAGAGTATTGTTGGTCTACGGTGCATaatattgattcttttttcttacacTTGTTTCATTTATTGATTATTGTTAGTGTCAAtgtcttatttttgttataagtattaaaaccATCAAATCACCCGCAACTGTCCGAAAATCACACAAAATTTTAGTaatgacaaattttataaaattgtcaataataatttaatttaagaaaaaatttaaaaaaaatcaaaatcacacCATAAACACCCCTAATCAATGCAATTCAGATCCTGGGGACATGGACTTTGGTGAAATGTAACAGGACTTCTTCCATGGAACGACTTGCGGTTTTAGTGAAAAGTAAGAGTGAGATGTTGAAGGCAGaggaaaataagaaaattaaaaagaaaatagaacgATTCAGAAGAGACagaattttcatttctattttaatatatatatatatatatataatatccgTGGCACTCACTCACTCTTCTTCAGTATGCGGATCAATgttaatgtaaatttatagtgtattttaatagtaaaCTGACTATAAACTAtagattataatttgatttatcttttaacaagtttttgaattttttcatgaaCTATAATACTCTTATAAACTATAGATTATGATTTGATTTATCTTTTAcaagtttttgaatttttttatgaactaaatAGACAATCCTCtcaacaaattttcaaaattttccatctgCTGCGtccatttcttaatttttcttagaaaaatatagcaaaacacaaattaacaatttcagaactttatttaagaattaaataatttcacatGAGGAAGATATTCCCCAATATCGtttaagtatttgtaattatgacaaaaagaCTCGATATACCCACAAAATAGTATACGAACACGTCTCATCaagcaaaaaagagaaaagcagATGTACCATAGCCAGTGGAACCACATCCCCAAGTAGCAACCATGTCAAAATATGACTCAGTAATCCAAAGTACATCTTGAAATTTCAGGAGCCAAAACTAAAATGTCAAAACATACTAACATGTTCAACCAAAATCTCTTACAGATATAtccttaaaaaattctcaacaAGCTAAGAGAAGTGCCAACAAAATTGATCTATGGTGCAACCACAACAATTCTTCCAGCAACTTGATCGAGGTCCCTTTGGccactagatgtaatttttcttccaCTGCAAAAGAATCAGGAGGCATTGTAAAATAACAGCATGTACCATCTCAacaaatatacaaatacaGGTAGTTGAAAACTCACCCCGTTGTATCCATCTCAACAATGTTCATATTCTGCAACTGTTGAAGAATGTGTCGAGCAACAGAACCACTGCTTTTGCCAAAATGGGGTGGACGACTCCCATTTCTCTTGCTCCCACCATAAATTCTCCGGAAGGCACCAACACCAAGACCTCCCCTCAAATAGATCTTCCTAGCCATGGAAGCTGCACCATCCGGTGGAATATAAGATACAACACTTAAGTCTATAAATAACATTGTACTGCCATTACAAGTATGTGACTTAATACTATATGCCACGCAATCTTATGAAGATGCAGACAGAAGATAATGACTAGAATACCGGGGCCAAAAGAATgaaactattaaaaattaatctttagATGTTCTAGTAACAGTAAAATAGAAAGGAAAGTGGATTACCAGCTCTAATGTAGTACCAATCAGGATCATATGGAGCAAGTTCTTTAAGCACACCGGTTTTCACAATATCAGTCCACTCAGGAAGCTCCATCTATTGTTTCAACAAagtaaaatatagtaaataaggAGCCCGAAAAGGCAAACAAATAGTTCCCCAGTCTTGCACACCGGTTTTCACAATATCagtaaaatatagtaaataaggAGCGCAAAAAGGCAAACAAATAGTTCCCCAGTCTTATCAAGAGTTCTGATTGGTGCTCTATAGCAAAGTAAATGGCGCACAAATCATTTATATCAATACACATATCGATACAATTCAGCTATGATGACAACTTTTTACCATTATAATTGCTCGGCCATTAAAGACAATGCTAAAATTCATCACTCATCAAAGAACACACAAGTTCATTACCATAATCCTCAACGAGAAAGTAATGTACAACCATCTCCTTCCAATTCTGAACAATCAACGTGTACATTCAAAAACAATTAccaaataacacaaaaataatcataaatcaaaCGCTAGACGCGGAATAGTTCAAACAAGGTCACCTATTTCAAAGGGTTTTACACACCactaagataaatataaaccACCGCAGAAACAATCATAAAATACCTCCCACTCTAAAGAAATAAACTTTCCCAGCATATATAATTGCACTAACACGAAAGCCAGAGAATTCCACAAGccagaaaattaaaatctacGAATATGACAAGCCCTACGACTTTACCTTGCCGGAGCGCTTGAGGTGAGCGGCGTAGGCTTTCACGAACTCGTGAGGAGAAACATCCTTAACAGTTCTCGCAGATGCCGCCATTGGTGAAGAGATCTCAAGTCACGTGCAGCTCACCAGACCGCCCTCTCTCAGGTGATTGTGAGTTGCGAAGCAGCGGTCGCAGAAGTAGAGGAAGACGAGCTATATGTATTAGGGTTTTAGTGAAATTAGGGTTATTGCGAGATTATATATTCAGTAATATGGACTCTGACGGGcctgttttgtaattttaactTGTTGGGCCAGAGTGGCCCAATACTTCCATGAAAATGGGCTCTTTTTTGTGTTCTGGTCTTGGACCCATTATCAGCGAAGACGAAGTGAATTGGTAAAACCAACTACGACGCCGTTTTCGGCCACTACAAACTGTCAAAGCTCGCTCGTCTCTTCGTTCCACTCGCCTCATTTCTCCGACCAAACCCTAGTCATAACAGAAAATCCACCCCCCGGAACTTCGATCGCTTCAGCGACCGGCAGAGCCGCCGCAGCCATGACGATCCGCCAGCTGATAAACCTCGGTCGACGCACTCGAAAACCAATCCGTCCTTTCACCTCGGTCCAGCCACTCTCCACCGCCGTGGCCACCGCTTCCGAGGCCTCCCTCccttctcctcctccaccaaccGCAATGATCTACGACCGATTGGCCGAATCCGTCAAGGAAAAGCTCAAAAAACTTGAAGACCCCGATCCTCGATTCCTCAAGTACAACTCACCTCATCCGGCAGTACATTCTCACACTGAAATCCTCTCCGCTCCACTTACCCGAGTCACCACTCTCCCCAATGGCCTCCGAATCGCCACCGAGTCGACTCTCGCCTCGACAACCGCCACCGTTGGTGTTTTCATTGACGCTGGATCGAGGTTTGAGAGTGATGAATCCAATGGCACAGCACATTTTTTGGAGcatatgatatttaagggGACGGAGAGGAGGAACGCGAGGGAATTGGAGGAGGAGATTGAGAATATGGGTGGCCATTTGAATGCTTATACTTCAAGGGAGCAGACGACATACTACGCCAAGGTGATGGATAAGGATGTGCCCCGTGCACTGGATATTTTATCTGATATTCTGCAGAATTCCAGGTTTGATGAGCAAAGGATTATCCGGGAGAGGGATGTTATTCTCCGGGAGATGGAGGAGGTATTCAACCGAGTTCTATATTTTCTTGcttgattgattaattatatattgtttttgtgGATGTTGATTTGTTTGATCTTGTTGTTTGATCATTGTATTGTGTGTTTGATGGGTAAAGCTTGTGGCGCTTaggtttatttttgtgtttgttaGAAATGTTGTGTCCCTGTTGATAGTGCTTATCGGGAACAAAGATACTGGTTTTATGGTTAAATCAATTAGTTTTGGTGGCAACGTTgcctcttctcttcttctgtcctttctttttttcttggggGCGGGGTGCCCCTTGTACGTCGGAGATCATGCTATTCTACTGTAGTTTTTAAGTTTCGGTCAATGATTATGATATCTTTCTCTGGTTGGTTTTAATTTGTAGAATATGTCTATTTAAGCTGAATGCATTTGGTGGATAATAGTTACTCCTTCAAGCAATTAAGTTTTCATATCAGGCTTGTGTATGTAATGGGTTTGTCTGGACTTAAGAAGGCAGGGTAAATAGGTTACAATTTATGCTGGGAGGTGACTAGCAGACATCGCAGGACCATTCTTGTCCTTTATGCTTTACATGCCAAATTCAGAGGCATCTTATATTGggcaaatattttagattttctttCATGCCACGTTTTTTTAGTAGTATTTGTAGGTAGAACGAGATGGTGGAATGTCATGAGcatagttataaatggcaCCCCTTGGTGTATGGCGCAAAAGGCACAAGTCTGgtccattttttgaaaatcgCTGGCTTTCACCTGGCACAGCAATGGGGCGCGCTAGGTGCTTTCTATAAGCCAATTCCTAAAAGGTGGGGCTTTCtataaaataaggaaaaattggCTGAACATTAacaaattttgcttttttcttgaatcttttggctaaaaaattaaacctaATCTTGAACACAACGAGTTTGGTAAAAATAGCAAtggtataaaaatttaaattatttatgcaaATATGTGCTGTGCGCCATGGGCCAGAGCACCTTTGCACCATGCGCCTTTAACAACTATGGCCCTGGGTCGATCTTTTAGTATAAGTCTCGTTCCTGATTCCGTTGTGTTTGTGATCCTTCTCATTGCTAAATGTTACACACTTAGAGAGTATGATCTTGATCAAATGCTGACTAAATAAAGTTTCTATGCAGAACACTGGTGATTTAATGTGATACATCCTCTTCTAAAAAAGTGCTGTATGTACTAATACAAGTGGCTCTTTgctattcaatttttgaaaccatattacatatattctGCTAGACACAATCTTTATTAGAAGTTAGAACTTACCCTACTCTTGGTAAGAACCATCAAACTCTTGATATATTGGAAAATGAACTTCTGTTCTATTCACTGCCATAATTCTGTTTTTTCTTCCAATGTTTCTGAGAACTAtctgataatttataattaccgTGCTCACTGTGTTGCATTTCTGGACTGGTTGTAGGTTGAAGGACAAACAGAAGAAGTTATATTTGATCACCTACATGCTACTGCCTTCCAGTATACACCACTGGGTAGGACAATACTTGGACCTGCTGAAAATGTCAAGACTATTGGCAAAGAACATCTAAGAAACTACATATCAACTCATTACACTGCTCCCAGAACGGTATATGGATAATAATTAGGCTTTTCTTCATTGAAAGCCAGTTAGTTTGTTGGCTTGGTTGCTTATGATTTAACTATATGTTGTTAgtaagttattatttttccatttttgctTCTATTTTAGGTAGTCGTCGCCTCTGGTGCTGTTAAGCATGAAGATGTTGTTGAGGAGGTgaagaaattatttacaaaGTTGTCATCAAACCCAACAACAGCTTCTGAGTTAGTTGCTAAAGAACCTGCAATCTTTACGGGCTCAGAGGTAAAATTATCTTGTTCGGGTGCTTGGTGATAACTGTGGGctgtaattttattgtttttgacCTATATTCTGGAAATATAGGTTAGGATGCTTGATGACGACATTCCTCTTGCCCAATTTGCTGTTGCTTTTGAAGGGGCATCTTGGACAGATCCGGATTCCATTGCTTTAATGGTTATGCAGTCAATGTTGGGTTCCTGGAACAAAAATGCAGGTGGTGGGAAGCACATGGGGTAATTATTTACCATGTTACATCCTGATGGTTTGTCTGATTCTACTGAAGACTTCACTTTTCACCGTATGCATTTATTGGATTGGAATTTGTTATGCAGTTCTGAGCTTGCGCAGAGGGTTGGTATCAATGAGATAGCAGAGAGCATGATGGCGTTCAATACCAACTATAAAGACACTGGCTTGTTTGGTGTTTATGCTGTTGCTAAGGTTGGTTTCATACTTAAGCTGAATAAGAGGAGAGGGGATTTATTGGTTTGAATTACTACCTAAAGAAAAAGCTACAGATATATTGATCTCTGTGTGTGCGTATGTGTGTTGGTCTTTGTGAGAACTCAACCTTTTACATCTTGCTGGCTCTAATTGTGTCAACCTTTTGTTTTTGAGTTCTGTTttacaaaagtgaaaaatatctTCACGAAGCCATCTACTGTGTGAATTGTCTGAGAGCATctgaatattttcttatttcctGACTTATCATGCTAGGGGATAAGGTTTTCAGATAGTGAAATGTGTCACTCGTTATTTTTCCCTAGATGcctattttatcaatttgattagtaattttttggtttgcttgtgcaataatttttattatgtgatttaaGGATATTTAGTTCTGCAAGTTCTTCCACCTTCCTTTCAGTTATTTGCCTATACGGTGCTGGTCCTTCCTTTTAACGCCCACTGTTAGAAGAAGTTAAATTGATTTCTCAACTTTCTTCTTCTGctgttaatttttctttctcttttttttgtgtgtttgtgttggggggggggggggggggggttattggaattcatttttaactttttagtcTAATTACTGCTGTTTATTTATGGACTCTTTATGTAGCCTGACTGCTTGGATGATTTGGCCTATGCAATTATGTATGAAATAACCAAGCTATGTTATCGCGTGTCAGAGGCCGATGTGGTCCGTGCTCGTAACCAGGTATTTATTCAAGTTATGCTGTCAAGTTGGCTTGCATTTCCTCAGGTGTCCTATTCAGTAACTACTAACTACCAACCGGTTTTGCTTGgaacatatttcttttttttttttttttaacataagcttggaacatattttaatactGTGTATGAGCTGCCAAAATGGCATATGTGGGATATATAAACTTCATATCTCTGAAAACAATCTTTTTAATTCGTTCATACTTTAACTCACCAATGTGTTGCCTCCAGTTGAAATCTTCTCTGCTGCTGCACATTGATGGAACCAGCCCTGTTGCTGAGGATATTGGACGTCAGGTATGTTTTGGTTTCTAAGAGTGAAACAGCATACCCGGATAAAACATGCACaatcttataatatatatttctcgAGGGATAggtgaataaattatatgcatGGCAGTTGGCACAGAGATTTGTTGTTAATACCTGGCTTAGATTTTTTTGCCAACTTTTTTAACTGAAATGAATTTGGTCTTGTTTGCTTGTATTTACTAATGCCTGGCTTTCCTTTCgaagttcaaatttttttcctttgtgcTTGCAGCTGCTTACATATGGTAGAAGGATCCCATATGCTGAACTATTTGCCAGGATAGATGCTGTAGATGCCAGCACTGTCAAACGTGTTGCAAACCGTTTTATCTTTGATAGAGTAAGATAGATTTCCAAATTCTTCAGAAGATATAAGACcttgtcaaaatattaactGGTACTGAATTGTTTCTAAAAACCTTCACTGCTATGCAGGATGTTGCCATTAGCGCCGTGGGTCCCATCCAGGGCTTGCCAGACTACAACTGGTTCAGGCGCAGGACCTACTGGCTCCGTTACTAGGTTACTCCATGCTTCAAACAGGCATTNNNNNNNNNNTTAATCCAGTGCCAAGAAAGCACCTTGGGCGGACTctgtttattttgattttgtccaTTTGCTTTTGTTGTGTCCTGTAAAATTTTCTGGCtagtcaaaataattaaagctGTAATGACATGCGCCACATGGCTATTATTTTGAGACACAGAATTGAATGCTGCTGCTCTTCCAACACTAAAGGCATAATAGGCGGGCACAATAAAGATATAAACATACAGTTACCTTTCCTCTGCTCATCCAAATTTTTGGTTGCCTTGATATCTTAAGTTGAATGAAGTGTAAGTTGTCTTTACTCCCCGAGAAGGAAATTTGTTGTCTACACTCTCCTGCAGTTATCAGGGCTGCTCCACTGCAAGTTTAAGCTCatactttttcttatatatgtaaatgatGATATTGGTAACAAACAGAGTAATTGCGACCAGGAAGCTAATAGTTGCGGCTAAGTACTCGTGTTCGCAactgtattattttttgatccatgttttaaaattttcagcaaTACAGGTCCTTGATGACAAAtggttattattactattaccaaaattttacAGTCTGTTGTTCTTCAGAGAGTCGTGTTAAACCAAACAAGTTTCATTGACAACTTCAATTTGATCTCTTAATATTCTGTGTGATTCTGAAAAGAAGCATGGGCCTTACcagaaaacaagaaagcaACAGCACTAGTTAGTGTCCCATGTTGGACAAAACAAGTGGGTCATGCtcattcatacatatatatcagtAGTCCATTTCATTCATACTCTCTGAGCTCAAAAATTGCAGACACTTTAACGTATGGTATTGGGGCTAAAAGTTGTTATATTTGATGGCATCAAATTGAATAAGTACAACTAATAACATCGTACTCTTTATTCTACTTGTTATGCAATCTGTTTGTCTTTTAAgtttatgaattaattctgtaagattgaattttttgatttgttgTTTATGCGCAAGTATTACATCTTTTGCTGCTTGTCGGTAGAATTTGAGTTTTATCCAATATTACACATGCAGCATATCAACTGTGGATTCAACTCCGTGCTAGATTGGTAAGGGTTGTAGAAGGCGACGCCCCTTGCTCCAGGGTTGGTCTTCTAGGGAACTCCTcctgaaaaaagaatttccaacatttttctttttttttttttttggttgtgtaACAAAATGTCTTACACGTATAAATAGTTGatgaataattttcttttgtaattttaaaaaatatatttaaaatgaaaattaattttgtacttgagtttaaccttttctttttcctacaCATATTTAACAATCTGCCAATAACCCAACACTCGTGAGATTGATTGGAATAGTATGACATCAGTGTACTATTGCTCTATATCgcctttaaattattaaaaaatataattaaatgaaactaTAATTTGAAGTGGAGTTGTACATCATTCATGCATGGATGCAATACTAATACataatatgaaaatgtgatagaATATTCTTAGGTGATGATGTGTTTTGCGATTTGATTGATGACTCATTGTGTGGTACCTCCTACTCGCTGCATCTAATTATTgctatttcatcatttttttaattagttttcatACTATAAGTAATTCCAtttcaacccgtaaaataatttctattttatcaatataatatatatatcacaaaagataatggataccaccaaaagtttatatttaccctcactagatatcctcatgtacataacctcaaagGAAGTACTACCacaatttaaaacacaaacCCCTATAAAATactagaatatttaacaaccaaacAGTCAAAAACTCCGGCTTCAGGTGTCCCAGCTGACctacctaataaagacgacggcacaGCTCAAAGTTCAATGTGGCTAGTCAATTTGATCTATTttctgaaaagtacgtggcaaggattGAACTGCCTattcaataagtatagctaatcagtttatatataaacacaggcGACgattcacgtacatgcagtcacataGACCAACAGTCATTCGTCATATAacaacatcagatataagcagtaatacatactcacaactgtaaatcaatccacgacataatatttgacgttatcatttattagcTAAGAGCCCTACTTACTCTTGTtgagtacatcagtcaatggtctcgccggccatcatcatctcatcgtcatatcatatacagcacaggatacccgttgtatgtgatatccccacactcttttactccaactgtgtagcaatatcaacACAGAACATCACAACAAGCAATGGTATCCCCACATCATTCCAATGTGTAGC encodes:
- the LOC105167640 gene encoding 40S ribosomal protein S19-3, whose translation is MAASARTVKDVSPHEFVKAYAAHLKRSGKMELPEWTDIVKTGVLKELAPYDPDWYYIRAASMARKIYLRGGLGVGAFRRIYGGSKRNGSRPPHFGKSSGSVARHILQQLQNMNIVEMDTTGGRKITSSGQRDLDQVAGRIVVVAP
- the LOC105167641 gene encoding probable mitochondrial-processing peptidase subunit beta, mitochondrial, whose amino-acid sequence is MTIRQLINLGRRTRKPIRPFTSVQPLSTAVATASEASLPSPPPPTAMIYDRLAESVKEKLKKLEDPDPRFLKYNSPHPAVHSHTEILSAPLTRVTTLPNGLRIATESTLASTTATVGVFIDAGSRFESDESNGTAHFLEHMIFKGTERRNARELEEEIENMGGHLNAYTSREQTTYYAKVMDKDVPRALDILSDILQNSRFDEQRIIRERDVILREMEEVEGQTEEVIFDHLHATAFQYTPLGRTILGPAENVKTIGKEHLRNYISTHYTAPRTVVVASGAVKHEDVVEEVKKLFTKLSSNPTTASELVAKEPAIFTGSEVRMLDDDIPLAQFAVAFEGASWTDPDSIALMVMQSMLGSWNKNAGGGKHMGSELAQRVGINEIAESMMAFNTNYKDTGLFGVYAVAKPDCLDDLAYAIMYEITKLCYRVSEADVVRARNQLKSSLLLHIDGTSPVAEDIGRQLLTYGRRIPYAELFARIDAVDASTVKRVANRFIFDRDVAISAVGPIQGLPDYNWFRRRTYWLRY